Proteins from a genomic interval of Lolium perenne isolate Kyuss_39 chromosome 1, Kyuss_2.0, whole genome shotgun sequence:
- the LOC127331190 gene encoding putative B3 domain-containing protein Os04g0346900, which translates to MGKHGERSVTTQLKMVLPGSSEKLRISDELAKCFDSREGGAGMTAFLVSPFGSAIWQVEVGRDGDSAFLGRRWPEFVEAHGISVGWFLVFRHVGRGVLTVKAFDPTFGQTLTVPGFPAVQIETGHARKPQFLMPLFPHCMDKMAIPAEFLKRRYISDEELNRRKATFVNPSSDFWHIDLEKDGSNVFFAGGWSKFLKFQGIAVGQAILIRYQGNMIFTFEVFELTGCRRKLVKQGSRFQLTENSEETYSSQDTEQTEEANPSQKNAHSSKEAQSQKEAHIPRRKWKRSEEKRMPRSSTNPFGKRTDCEYETGSQPWIRKKLKSSALSQPCFPGEFCKKVGFLKKCTITLKSSEKKGPWEVQGLVYEAGQFKFSKGWSSFRWDNRLKEGDVCTFSVINRGLWHVDIERC; encoded by the exons ATGGGCAAACATGGCGAGCGCAGCGTGACCACGCAGCTGAAGATGGTGCTGCCTGGTTCCTCAGAGAAGCTG CGcatctccgacgagctcgcgAAGTGCTTTGATTCCCGAGAAGGCGGCGCCGGGATGACGGCTTTCCTCGTCAGCCCGTTCGGATCGGCGATCTGGCAGGTTGAAGTCGGCCGGGATGGCGACAGCGCGTTCCTGGGTCGACGGTGGCCAGAGTTCGTTGAGGCCCACGGCATCAGCGTCGGCTGGTTCTTGGTGTTCCGTCACGTAGGCCGCGGCGTGCTCACCGTGAAGGCCTTCGACCCCACCTTCGGCCAAACTCTCACCG TTCCGGGCTTCCCTGCAGTCCAGATTGAAACCGGCCATGCTCGTAAGCCGCAGTTCCTCATGCCGCTTTTTCCTCATTGCATGGACAAGATG GCTATCCCCGCCGAGTTTCTGAAACGGAGATACATTTCTGATGAGGAACTCAACAGACGGAAGGCCACTTTCGTGAACCCCTCCAGCGATTTTTGGCATATCGATCTCGAGAAGGATGGGTCGAATGTGTTCTTTGCAGGTGGCTGGTCGAAGTTTCTAAAGTTCCAAGGCATCGCAGTAGGTCAAGCTATACTGATCAGGTATCAAGGCAACATGATCTTTACATTCGAAGTGTTCGAGTTAACCGGATGCCGGAGAAAGCTGGTAAAACAGGGCTCCAGATTTCAGCTAACTGAGAACAGTGAGGAAACATATTCGTCCCAGGACACTGAGCAGACTGAAGAGGCAAATCCGTCCCAGAAAAATGCCCACT CATCTAAGGAAGCGCAGAGCCAAAAGGAAGCACATATTCCCAGAAGGAAATGGAAACGAAGTGAAGAGAAAAGAATGCCAAGAAGCTCCACAAATCCTTTTGGCAAAAGAACAGATTGTGAATATGAGACAGGGTCACAGCCTTGGATAAGGAAGAAGCTCAAGAGTAGCGCGCTTTCACAACCT TGTTTTCCTGGGGAGTTCTGTAAGAAGGTTGGATTCCTGAAAAAATGCACCATCACGCTCAAGTCCTCAGAGAAGAAGGGGCCGTGGGAAGTCCAGGGTCTCGTTTACGAAGCAGGCCAATTTAAATTTTCTAAAGGCTGGAGTTCCTTCCGCTGGGATAACAGGCTCAAGGAAGGTGACGTGTGCACCTTCAGTGTCATCAATAGGGGGCTGTGGCATGTTGACATAGAACGTTGCTAA